Proteins encoded in a region of the Bacillota bacterium genome:
- a CDS encoding LacI family transcriptional regulator, whose product MATIYDVAKKANVSVKTVSRVLNRSQLVRQETRSRVLAAMADLDFHPNSAARSLRQKRTGAIGFVVPFGSDFVFHDPGMIEQIKGALDLLNERGYDMVLSVPTNRDDALREVVRLTKRRNVDGAILYGMTGADSIVKELSEKGFHFVSLGYCYPEQTHNFVEIDAVAGGIAATRYAISLGHTRIGLIKEPSNFLLPNKRSIAEGYKTALEQAGIPYDERLVREGDYTVSGGYWAALRLLDHDEHARVSAIICSSDPTALGALRALRERGLVPASGTQNGFLLLAGDCLPSTRFIEPSLGGIQAPLYEQGRLAADMLVSVISEGRDVPGIVLKPTMLVPA is encoded by the coding sequence ATGGCAACCATATACGATGTCGCCAAGAAGGCAAACGTTTCCGTGAAGACCGTGTCGCGCGTGCTGAACAGGAGTCAGCTGGTCAGGCAAGAGACGCGCTCGCGCGTTCTAGCGGCTATGGCGGATCTCGACTTCCACCCCAACTCGGCGGCCCGCAGTCTCAGGCAGAAGCGGACCGGCGCGATCGGGTTCGTGGTTCCATTCGGGTCGGATTTCGTGTTCCACGATCCCGGCATGATCGAACAGATCAAAGGGGCCCTTGATCTCCTCAACGAGCGCGGCTACGACATGGTGCTGTCAGTGCCGACGAATCGGGACGATGCTCTTAGAGAGGTCGTTCGGCTGACGAAGCGGCGCAACGTCGACGGGGCCATATTGTACGGGATGACAGGAGCCGATAGCATAGTGAAGGAGCTTTCAGAGAAGGGGTTCCACTTCGTGTCGCTGGGCTACTGTTACCCCGAGCAAACCCACAATTTCGTGGAGATCGACGCGGTGGCCGGGGGCATCGCCGCCACCCGGTACGCGATCTCCCTCGGCCACACGCGTATCGGGCTCATCAAGGAGCCCAGCAATTTCCTATTGCCCAACAAGCGGAGCATCGCCGAAGGCTACAAGACCGCGTTGGAGCAGGCAGGTATCCCGTATGATGAGCGTCTGGTCCGGGAAGGGGACTATACGGTTAGCGGAGGGTACTGGGCCGCGCTTCGCCTCCTCGACCACGATGAGCACGCCAGGGTATCGGCCATCATCTGCAGCAGCGACCCGACCGCGCTGGGTGCCCTCCGTGCGCTCCGTGAGAGAGGCCTGGTCCCGGCGTCTGGAACACAAAACGGTTTCCTGCTCTTGGCCGGCGACTGCCTTCCCTCCACGAGATTCATCGAGCCGTCGTTGGGCGGCATACAAGCGCCCCTATACGAGCAGGGGCGCCTCGCCGCCGACATGCTTGTGTCCGTGATATCTGAGGGGCGCGATGTGCCTGGGATCGTGCTGAAGCCGACCATGCTGGTACCCGCGTGA